One Suricata suricatta isolate VVHF042 chromosome X, meerkat_22Aug2017_6uvM2_HiC, whole genome shotgun sequence genomic region harbors:
- the LOC115283625 gene encoding AP-3 complex subunit sigma-1 encodes MIKAILIFNNHGKPRVSKFYQPYSEDTRQQIIRETFHLVSKRDENVCNFLGGLLIGGSDNKLIYRHYATLYFVFCVDSSESELAILDLMQVFVETLDKCFENVCELDLISHVDKVHNILAEMVMGGMVLETNMNEIVTQIDAQNKLEKSEAGLAGAPARAVSPVKNMNRPEIPRNINIADISIKVPNLPSFK; translated from the coding sequence ATGATCAAGGCGATCCTCATCTTCAACAACCACGGGAAGCCCCGGGTCTCCAAGTTCTACCAGCCCTACAGTGAAGATACACGGCAGCAGATCATCAGGGAGACATTCCATTTGGTATCTAAGAGGGATGAAAATGTTTGTAATTTCCTAGGAGGATTGTTAATTGGAGGATCTGACAACAAACTGATTTATAGACATTACGCAACATTATATTTTGTCTTCTGTGTGGATTCTTCAGAAAGTGAACTTGCCATTTTAGATTTAATGCAAGTATTTGTGGAAACATTAGACAAGTGTTTTGAAAACGTCTGTGAACTGGATTTAATTTCCCATGTAGACAAGGTTCACAATATTCTTGCAGAAATGGTGATGGGGGGAATGGTATTGGAGACCAACATGAATGAGATTGTTACACAAATTGATGCACAAAATAAACTGGAGAAATCTGAGGCTGGCTTAGCGGGAGCTCCAGCCCGTGCTGTATCACCTGTAAAGAATATGAATCGTCCTGAGATCCCAAGAAATATTAACATTGCTGACATCAGTATAAAAGTGCCAAACCTGccctcttttaaataa